In the genome of Neisseria lactamica, the window GCATTTTTTGAATCAGCTCGTTGCGTTTCGCCAGCAATGCGGTATGACCGGTATTGTTGCGATCTTGCAGGTTGATGGTCAGACCCGAACCGTTGCCCAACTCCATAATCGGAGGCGGAACGATGGCGATGCCGAAACCGTCTTTAAGCGTCCCCATCATCATACCCGTCAGCTTGCCGGCAACCGCAACGGCATCGCTGCCGGGGGTTTTACGTTCGTCCCAATCCTTAAGCATCGCAAAACCCATCGCCATATTCTGACCGCTGCCCGAAAAGCTGAAGCCGGAAACGGTAATGATGTTTTCAATTTCAGGAATACTTTTTGCCAACTGCGTTACTTGCTCCAGCGTCGCATCGGTACGCTCTTTGGTCGCACCCGCAGGCAGTTGCACGCTGACCATAACGAAGCCTTGGTCTTCGGTCGGCAAGAATGAGGTCGGCAGGCGCATAAACAGGAATACGCCCACAACCGCCAAGCCGATATAAACAACCATCATTCGCACAGTCTTACGCAAAACTTTGGCAACCCGGCCTTCGTAACCGTGTGTCCAGTTGTCGAATTTTTTGTTGAACCAACCGAAGAAACCTTTTTTCTCTTCGTGATGCCCTTTCGGGATTGCCTTCAACATTGTGGCACACAAAGCAGGGGTAAGGGTCAGCGCAAGGAAGGCGGAGAATGCGATTGATGCCGCCATAGTCAGTGCAAACTGTTTATAGATATTGCCCGTCGCGCCGCTGAACATCGCCAAAGGCACGAACACGGAAATCAATACGGCGGTAATACCGATAACCGCGCCGGAAATCTGACCCATCGCCTTTTTGGTGGCTTCTTTAGGCGGCAAACCTTCCGCCGCCATAATGCGCTCGACGTTTTCGACGACCACAATCGCATCGTCGACCACGATGCCGATGACCAAAACCATCGCAAACATCGTCAATACGTTAATCGACATACCCATATAAGAGATGAAGGCGAAACCGCCCAACAGGGAAATCGGTACGACGATGGTCGGAATCAGCGTATAACGGATGTTTTGCAGGAAGAGATACATTACGACAAACACCAGCACCATCGCTTCGATTAAAGTGTGAATCACTTTTTCAATCGAAATTTCGACGAATTTGGAAGTATCGTAAGGGGTTTTCCAGCCCATACCCTGCGGAAAGTATTTTCCCAACACCGCCATACGTTCTTTAACCGCCTTTGCCGTCGCCATCGCATTGCCGCTGTTGGACAGCATCACCGCCATACCGGTGGTATTTACACCGTTCAGACGGGTTGAGGAAGAATAGTCTTCCATACCCAATCCGACCCTCGCCACATCCTTCAGGTAAACATTAGAACCGTCGGTATTGGCGCGGAGGATGACGTTGCCGAATTCTTCTGCCGTACCCAACTGCCCCTGCGCCGTTACGGTAGCCGTAACCGTCTGTCCGCGAACGGCGGGAAGCGAACCGATAGAACCTGCGGAAATTTGGATATTCTGTGCCGACAGCGCGCTACCGACATCGGCAAACGACAAATTGTAGTTTTGCAGTTTCTTAGGATCGACCCAAATCCGCATCGCGCGTTGCGCGCCGAACAGGCGCACCTGCCCCACGCCTTCGATACGCTGCAGTTCGGGAACGATATTGCGCTGCGCGTAGTCGTTCATCTCTTCGGTTGACTGCACATCCGACGAAAGCATCACAATCATCAGGAAATTGGAACGCGCCTTGGATACGGTTACGCCGTATTGCTGGACGGTTGCCGGCAGCGTGCTCAATACTTCGGAAAGCTTGTTCTGCACTTCCACCTGCGCCAGATTCTCGTCGGTATCGGGCGTAAAGGTCAGGCTCACGCTGCCGCTGCCGCTCGAATCGGCGGAAGTGGACATATAATCCAAACCTTCCACGCCGTTCATATTCCGCTCGATCACGGAAAGCACGCTGTCTTCCATTACCTGCGCGGACGCACCCGGATAAGTGGCGTGCAAAGTAATGGTCGGGGCGGCAACAGACGGATATTGCGAAACAGGCAGGCTTTTGATGCCGAAAATACCCGCCGCAATAATGAAAATCGAAATAACCCACGCGAAAATGGGGCGGTCGATAAAAAATTTAGCCATCGATGCCTTCCTTATTCCGCTTCAGAAGCAGGTTTGGCTTCAGATGCCGTCTGAACGCCGGCTTGAGGGGCAGAGGCTTGGTTTTCAGACGGCATCCATTCTTTAGGCGTTACCTTTTTCGCCCCCGTCATACCGGCGATACTGATGCCTTCCACAACCACCTTGTCCCCGTCCTTCAGACCTGATGTAACAATCCAATTCGCACCCTGCTGTTGGGCGACCGTTACCTCGCGGGGTTCCATACCGCCTTGGGCGTTCACAATCATCACGGTATCTTTCGTACCGCGCGTTACCGCCTGCTGCGGAACGATGAATGCATTATCCACCGCCACTTGATCCATCAGCACGCGCACATACAGGCCAGGCATCAGGATATTCTGATCGTTCGGTACGGCGGCGCGCAGGGTAATCTGACCGGTCGATTCGTCAACGGTCGGATCGGCAAACAGCAGGCGGCCTTTTTCAGGATAAACCGTGCCGTCGTCAAATTTGATGCCGACCGCAATCGCACCATCCGCCGCCAGCAGCTTGCCCTCGGCAACCTGTTGGCGCAGTTTCATCACTTCGGATGCAGACTGGGTAACGTTCACATACATCGGATTGGTTTGGCGGATGGTTGCCAGCACGGTCGTATCGCCCGCATTTAACAGCGTACCTTCGGAAACTTTGGACTGGCCGATAAAGCCGGAAATCGGCGCGGTAATGCGCGAACGGTTCAGGCTGATGCCGGCAGATTTGATCGCCGCCTGCGCCGCTTTAACGCCTGCCTCGGCAGAACGTTTCGCCGTTACCGCAGCATCATACTCTTGTTTACTGATGGCATCGGCGGCAACCAGCGGTTTGTAACGCGCCAAATCCGCATCCGCTTTGGCAAGCGTTGCCTGTGCCGTTGCCAGTTGCGCGCGCGCGCTTTCCAGACTTGCTTCATAAGTGGAACTGTCGATCTGATACAGCGGCTGTCCGGCACGGACATAACTGCCTTCTTGGAACAGGCGTTTTTGGATAATGCCGCCAACTTGCGCACGGACATCGGCGGTACGCAGCGATTCCAAACGTCCCGGCAACTCGACGGTCAACGCAACGGTTTGCGGATGGACGGTTACGACACCGACGACGGGGGCCGGTGCTTCCCGACCCGCAGGCTGCCCGCCCTGCGCCGCCTCATCTGCTTTGCCGCAAGATGACAGTGCCAACGCGACAGAGGCAGCCAACGCGACAGAGGCAGCCAACGCGGCCGCACGCATCGCCTTAGAAGCATAAAAAGCCATTATTTATCCTATCTGTATGATTTTATTAAATGATTTTAGATTTAACAGAAATTCCCGTTTCAAAATACAAAACCGCCTGCTTCGGCATCCCTGTATTCAAACGGGTTGCAAAGCAGGTGGATTCGGCACTTCGGCACTGGGAAACTGTCTCAATTTCAGGGGTGTTATTATACATACACGATTGCACGGATACAAAGTCTTTTTTATAATCCCAACCGTCAAACCGCGCCGGAACGAAACCGCCATTATGAGAAAAACCAAAACCGAAGCCTTAAAAACCAAAGAACATCTGATGCTTGCCGCCTTGGAAACCTTTTACCGCAAAGGGATTGCGCGCACCTCGCTCAACGAAATCGCCCAAGCCGCCGGCGTAACGCGCGGCGCGCTCTATTGGCATTTCAAAAATAAAGAAGACTTGTTCGACGCGCTGTTCCAACGTATCTGCGACGACATCGAAAACTGCATCGCGCAAGATGCCGCAAATGCCGAAGGAGAATCTTGGACGGTATTCCGCCACACGCTGCTGCACTTTTTCGAGCGGCTGCAAAGCAACGACATCCACTACAAATTCCACAACATCCTGTTTTTAAAATGCGAACACACGGAGCAAAACGCCGCCGTTATCGCCATTGCCCGCAAGCATCAGGCAATCTGGCGCGAAAAAATTACCGCCGTTTTGACCGAAGCGGTGGAAAATCAGGATTTGGCAGACGATTTGGACAAGGAAACGGCGGTCATCTTCATCAAATCGACGTTGGACGGGCTGATTTGGCGTTGGCTCTCTTCCGGAGAAAATTTCGATTTGGGCAAAACCGCCCCGCGCATCATCGAAATTATGATGGACAACTTGGAAAACCATCCCAACCTGCGCCGGAAATAATCAAGCCTTGGTAAAAATGCCGTCTGAAAACCTTTTTGCTGTTTTCAGACGGCATTTGCCTTTCCATCCCGTCAGGCTTCTCCGGCTCCTTCCCTTTTTTCCGCTGCGGCAAGCGTGTCGGCAAGCAGGCGGACGAGGTTTTCAAACAGGGGCTGTTCGAGCGGGTTTTGGCTTGCGTTGCCGAACACGAGGGCGACTTCGGTATAGTCTTTCTGCCCTTTGCTGACTTTGTTGCCGTGGTAGGCGGTTTGGGCTTTTTTCAGGGCAGCTTCCCAATCTTGTTTTTGGGCAAACGCTTCGGCGGCGGCAAGCGAGGTTTTGGCAAAAAACGGCAGCGGGCGGTTTTGCCCGATATTGAAAAATGCCATCCATTCCGACAATAGCTGCAATGCCCTGTCTTGCGCGATTTCCGCCAATATTTCGGTTTCTCCGGATTGGACGATAAAGGTTTGCCGCGTTTCGGCTTCAGACGGCATAACGGCGCAAAATATCAGGTGTTCCAGCAGAAAAGCGATACGTTGCGGCGCATTGGGTTTGCCGTAGTCGTAAAACACTTGTCCGCATTGGTATAAATTGCTCAAACTGCCTTTCAGGATTTGTCCGTCCAACGGTATGGCGTATGAAAGCGGTGGCAGTTTGGGGCTGTTTAAAACCGCCGTGTCGATTTGTTTGGCAGCGGTTTGGAAGTCCTGCTGCCAAAGTCTGCCCAACTCTCCCGACGGCAGCAGGCTTTCCGCAACGATGCGGGCGGCGGTTTGGGAAAAATCTTGTCCTTCGCGCCGTGCTTCGATGTAGGCTTCGGCGATTTGATCGGCGTGTTGCGGCTCGAAGGGTTCGGCAGGCTCCCAAGCTTCGCCGATATGGGGTTCGCTCCACGCAAGCTGCTGCTGAAGCCATACTTTGACGGGATTGCGCCAGAAGCGGATAAATTCGTCCTGTCCGATTTCGGCAACGGGTTCGGCGTTTTCTACGGATTGGTCGAAAAAGGGTTGTGGCGGTTCGGGCGTTTGTCCGAGCGCGGCGGCGTAGTCGGTACGCGTGCCGAATATGCCGTCTGAACGTCCGCCTTCTTGGAAATATCGGCGCGAGAAGGCTTGCAGCGGATGCTGTTCTATCCAATTTTGTGCAAGTTGGCGGCTACCGATGCCCGCCATAGCGGCAACGGTATCGATGAGTTCGCCCAACAGCGAAGACGGGGCAAGCTCTTCGTCTTTGCGGATATCGCGCCCGATGTAGGACAGGTAGAGGATCTCGCGCGCGCTGATGAGGGCTTCGAGGAACAGGTAGCGGTCGTCGTCGCGGCGGGCGCGGTCGCCTTTGGCAGGATGTTTGGCAATCAGGTCGAATACGGCGGCTTTGGTATTGCGGGGAAAATCTCCGTCGTTCAAACCCAGCAGGCAGATGACTTTAAAAGGCAGGCTCCGCATCGGCACCATACTGCAAAAGGTGATGCCGCCGCGTAAAAAGCCTGCTTCGCTTTCGCTGTCGAGGAAGCGGCGGATGTGGCGGATGACGGTGTGCGGCGGCAACTGTCCGACGAACCCAGCCAGAGTACTCTCTTCCTGCCATTTGACCCATTCGTTTTCGAGGTTTTGGACTGCCTTTTGGTCATCGGCCCCGGTTTGGAACAATATTTCAAGCAAATCCCGGCAACGCGCCACCCATTCGCCGACCGTCGCGGGCTGCCGCCATATCCGGGCAATATCCGACAGGGTCTCGATAAAGGCGGCAAAACGTCCGAACAGGTCGGTTTGGTTCACGTCGGCATACCACGCGCTGACATCCTGCCACATCGGATTGCCGCCTTCGGGCAGCATCCAGCCCAATATCATGCGTTCTACCGCCTGCTTCCAGGTGAACAGCCGATCCGTGCCGCCGCGCATTTCTCCGTCCAAACCCCAGTGAACGTTCAAATCGGCAACCATATCGTGCAAAAGCGGCAAATCGTCCTCAGTCAGTCCGAAACGGCGCAACACGGGGGCGGTTTCCAAAAGCGCGAGCACTTTATCGACTTCAAATCGGCTTTCCAACAAGTCGAACAGGCATTCCAATGCATAAAAAAACGGTTGTCGGCGGCTGATTTTCACGTCCGAAACGGAATACGGCAATGCCTGCGCGCCGGGCTGCGCCTGTCCGAACACGGCTTCGATAAAAGGCGTATAGGGTTCGATATTCGGGGTTAATACGGCGATGTCGTGCGGCTGCCAATCGGGATGTTCATGCAGAATTTTCAACAGCTTGTCTTTGAGTATCTGCAATTCGCGCAAAGGGCTGTGTGCGGAGACGATGCGTATCGAGCCGTCGCCCGTGTTGACGCTTCCCGCCGTTTCAGACGGCATTTTCAGGTTTTGAATATCGGTTTGCAGGGCGTGCAAAAGCGTATCGCGCCCGCCTTCTTCAAATACCGGCGTTTCTTCTTCTATTTCCATTTCGTTCAAAAAGTCGAAAAAGTCGCGCCCCTGCTTGCCCAATGAAGCGAGCAGCGGATGCCCCGCCTGAGTCAAATCGGGATCGCCGCCGCCTTTGAGGATTTGCGCCGCTTCGATGACGTTGCCCCAATACATCCCGCTCGGATTGAGTGCGAACACGAACACATCGCAATGTTCGGACAGCTTGTGCAAAAGCTGCAGATACATCGGCGCCATCGTGGAAATGCCGAACACGAAATAACGCTCGGGCAGCTTATCACTGCTCAAAGACTCCAACAGCTTTTCCCACAACGCGACACGGTGCGGCGCGCTCTGCCTGCCGTCGTCGAGGTAACGCCACAGTTTGGACTGCCAGATTTCGTCGTCGCCCAAACCGATCAGCCTGCCCTGCTGCCAAGCGTCTATCCACTGAGGACGGTACACGAGGTATTGGTCGAATATGTCCGCAAGCTGTCCCGCAAGCTGATAATCCGCCGATTCGCCGCTGCCCAGATAGTCTTGCAGCACATTCCTCACATCTTCAAATTCTGCCGTATTCCGGAATGCCTCGCTGCGGAACAAATCCAGCAGCCGCCAGCGTATCACTTCGGGCGCAAACGGGCTGAGTTCCGGAATACCGGGAATCAGTTTTTTCATCAGCTTCCACGTCAGGCCGGCGGGCAGGCTGAACGACAAATTCGCCGCCACGCCCAAATCGCGGGCGAGGCAGGTATTGAGGTAGCGGCGCATCCCCTGACTCTGCACAATAATCTGTTCGGGCTGTAAAGCCGATTTCAGCGGTTTGACTTTTTGAATGCGGGCAAACAGTGCCGCCAGCGTTTCAAGACGGTTGGATTGATACAAATAAAACATGATTTCAAACAGAAGCTGTGGTCAAGTATTCGGGATTATATAGCCTTTCCCCCGCCCGCCTTCAAACAAAATGCCGTCTGAACGCTTCAGACGGCATCGGGTCATTTAAACCATCTCCTCAAAACAGGAATCCGCGACAGCAGCAAGGTATCCAGCAGCCAAATCACGGCAATGGCAAGCAGTGCGGTCGGGAAGAGCAATGCGATTGCCAATAGCGGCAATGCCATTGCCCACCAGACAGGCAGTTTGATTTTTTGCGCCGGCGGTACAATGCCCACCGCTCCGGTCGGACGGCGTTTCCACCACATCACGCAGCCGCTGATACCGATAAAAATGACGGCAAGGCAGAACAAAACGTTCGCCAACACGCTCCACCAGCCCAAAGTACCCATATGCAGCGCAATGCTTGCCGCCATAAATTTGCCGAACGGGTTGTAATCGTCAAAGCGGATGTCGGCAAGGATTTTGCCGCTGTACTGGTCGATATGCACCGTGCGGTCGGCAAACGGACTGATCATATCGTAACTCATAGAATCCTGAGACAAAGTCCACACTCCGTCCTCGCCTTTGGGCAAATTCAGCTGATAACGCCCTTTGAAACCGATTTCCCGCGCGAAACGGTCGACAGTTTCCAAAGTCATCGGCTCGCTGGGGTTAATGCCGTTTTCACCCGCAGTCGTCCCTGAGACAGGCATAGGCGTAAGCTCCAAAATCCACGGCACTTCTTTAACCTTGCCGTCATTCAATACCTCGCCGTGGGTCGGCACGACTGAAACAGGGTTCGGTTCGACACCCCATTTGCCGGCCGGGAACTGACTCCAAGCCTGCACGAACTTGCCGCCCCAAATACCTGCCCAAGCAATTCCGGACAGACAGAACAACAGCAAAATCAACGACACCCAAGTTCCAAACGCGCCGTGCAGATTCCGCCACCAAGAACGCGCCCTACCTTTTGGCGGCAGCAGCATCGCCTTGATGCCGCGCCGTTTCACCCACCAAAGGTACAAACCACTGATTATCATGATAATCGTCAGCGATGCAGCCGTTTCCAGAAGATAATCGCCTGCCGCGCCGAGCATCATATCGCTGTGGATTTCATCCATCGTGTGATACCAACCCTGATTGCGCGGCATGGTGTTGACCACTTGTGCCGTATAAGGATCGACCGCGACCATCGTTGCCTTGCCCTCATTGTTGACACGGAACACGGCAACCATATCATCGGCACGCGGTGCAATATATTGGACGACGGACGAAGTCTCCGGATTAACGGCACTGCGTGCCGCTTCTGCCTGAACAGAGAGGGGCTGCACCACTGCCTGAGGGGTGATATGAATACGCTCGCCCTCCTTGCCGGTAATATTGGCAAACAACAGCATACCCAAACCTGTAACGGCAAGCAGGGTCAAGAAGGGCATAACCAACAAACCGGCATAAAAATGCCACCTCCAAACGGTCAGATAACGCCGGTTGGTCTGATTGCCGGCTTCAGTTTTGATTTGTGTATCCATTAATCGTCCTTTTGAAAATAGGGCTGTTGTCAATGTGCGCGATTATAAACAATAAAGACTAATTCTTTATGACTAAAATCAATATTTTTTGCAACATATGAAAAAAGATTCAATTTTGAAGAAACAAATCCATATGCCGTCTGAAAGCATCAAACAATGCTGTCCGACACCCAACTGCACCATTCTTTAAACCATACAAAAATATCAGTCGGTCTGCCCGCTTAAGCATCAAAATCCACACTTTCAGACGGCATAAATCAAAAACAGGATTTCCGTTCAAAATAAAAAATCCGGATTCGATACCGAACCCGGATTCCTACATCCGACAAAGTCGGGAAACAGAGATTAGAACTTACCGCCGGACTGGTTGACCATATAGTCAACTGCAGCTTTAACCTCATCATCGCTCAAATCGCCACGACCGCCTTTTGCGGGCATCGTATTGAAACCTTCGATTGCGTGTTTGTGCAATGTGTCCTTACCTTTTTTGATGCGGTCGGCCCAGTCGGCTTTCGTGCCGACGTGGGGAATCCCCGGAATCGCATTGCCGTGGCAGGCGGCACAAACGGTTTCATAAACCTGTTTGCCGTCCACTTTGGCGGCAGGTGCGGCTTTTTCCTCGGCTTTAGGTTCTGCTGCGGCAGGTTTGGCTTCAGAAGCGGCTTGTGCTGCTTCTGCAGGAGCAGAGGCTGCGGGTTCTGCCGCCGGTGCGGGAGTCGGTGCAGGCTCGGCTTTTTTCACCGGAGCTTTGCCGTCTTTATTGGAAAGACCCCATACATAAGCAGTCATAATATGCAGTTTGTCTTTATCCAAGAAATGTCCCCACGCGGGCATTTGGCTGCTGCGTCCGTTGGTAATGGTTTCGATAATGGATTTTTGCGTACCGCCCCACAACCACACGTCATCAGTCAGGTTCGGACCCAAACCTTGGATACCTTGTCCCTTATCGCCGTGGCAAGTGAAACAGTTGGCAGGCGGACCGCTGAACAAGGCTTGTCCGCGTGCGGCACGTTCCTCATCATACTGGCCTTTGGGTTTTGAAAGGGACATCACATAATGGGCAACGTCTTTCACGCCTTCTTCGCCCAAAGCAGGGCCCCATGCAGGCATGGTCGCAACACGACCTTTTTCAATGGTCTCGTGGATTTTATCGGGATCGCCTCCCCACAGCCAATCGCTGTCGGTCAGATTCGGAAAACCTTTGGAACCTTTGGCATCAGAGCCGTGGCACTGGATACAGTAGGTATTGAACAGGTTTTGGGCGATTTGCTTGGCCTGTGGGTCTTTTGCCACTTTTTCAATCGGCATATCCGCAAACTTGGCATACAGTTTGCCGTATTGCTCATCGGCTTTTTTAACCTCTTTTTCATATTGGTTATGGCTGGTCCATTTCAGCAGGCCTTTATAGTCGCCGACACCCGGATACATAACCAGATAACCGATACCGAACAGCCACGTCAAAACATACAGCCAAAACCACCAGCGAGGCAGCGGATTGTCGTATTCGGCAATACCGTCCCACTCGTGACCCGTGGTTTGTACTTCTTCGCCCTTCTTCGGGCGTTTGACAACATTTTGAGACAGCAGCAGCCAAGCCAAAGCGATAAAGCTCAATAAGACGATGGCTGCAATATATATATTCCAGAAATTACTGGTAAATTGGGATGTTGTGTTCATTGTTTTGCTCCGTTGTCACAATATTAACGGTTTTCGCTTTTCTTATCTTGCGCATCTTGGTTTTCATCAAAAATGCTGTTTGCGGCATCATCGTAGTTTTTCTTATTCCTCCTGTTGAAGACAATATAAAGCACCAACAGGAAACAGATAAAGACCCATACCGTGAAAAGAGCGCGAATACCGTTAATATCCATGATGTTACCTTACGTTTTTCAAAGCCAGCCCCAATCCTTGCAGATAGGCGACTACAGCATCCAGCTCGGATTTGTTTGCCAAGGCTTCGGGCGCTTTTGCAATTTCCTCATCACTGTAAGGAGTCCCGACCTTACGCAAAGCCTTCATGTTGGCAACGGTTGCATCGACATCGACCTTATTGCGTGCAAGCCACGGGAATGCCGGCATATTGGACTCGGGTACGACATCACGCGGATTCAGCAAGTGAATACGGTGCCATTCGTCGGAATAACGGCCGCCTACACGTGCCAAATCAGGACCGGTACGTTTGGAACCCCATTGGAACGGATGGTCGTAAACCGACTCTCCGGCAACAGAGTAATGACCGTAACGCTCGGTTTCCGCACGGAACGGACGAATCATTTGCGAGTGGCAGTTGTAACAGCCCTCACGGATGTAAATATCGCGTCCGGCAACCTGCAGGGCATTGTAAGGCTTCACGCCCGGCGCCGGCTGCGTTGCCGCCTTGGTAAAGGCCAAGGGTACAACTTCAATCAACAGACCGACACTGACTACAAGCAGCGTGAACACAATCAGAACGCCGATTTTTTCTTCAGCCAATTGTTGTAATTTCATTTTGGTAGCCTATCTTCCTTAGTATTTTAGTGATGCTGTGTTTGGGAAACCGCAGGGATTTCAGCATCGACCGCCTTACCGCTGATGGCTGTGCGGTACACGTTGTACGCCATAATGCACATACCGCTCAGATACAATAAACCACCTGCAAAACGGATCATGTAATAAGGCATAGTGCGTTTTACGGATTCGACGAACGAATAAGTCAGCGTACCGTCATCGTTCAAAGAACCCCACATCAAACCTTGCATCACACCGGCAATCCACATCGCGGCGATATACAGTACCACGCCGATGGTGGCAATCCAGAAATGCGCTTCTACCAGCTTGGTACTGTGCATCTGTTCTTTGCCGAAGAGGCGGGGAATCATGTAATAGACCGAACCGATGGTTACGAAGCCTACCCAGCCCAACGCACCCGCATGAACGTGCGCGACGGTCCAGTCTGTATAGTGGCTCAATGCGTTGACCGTTTTAATCGACATCATCGGACCTTCAAAGGTAGACATACCGTAGAAGGACAAGGAAACAATCAGGAATTTCAGAATCGGATCTGTACGCAGTTTGTCCCACGCGCCGGACAAGGTCATGATGCCGTTGATCATACCGCCCCAAGAGGGTGCGAACAGAATCAGGGACAGAACCATACCCAAAGATTGCGTCCAGTCAGGCAGCGCAGTGTAGTGGAGATGGTGCGGGCCCGCCCACATATAGGTGAAAATCAACGCCCAAAAGTGAACGACGGACAGGCGGTAGGAATAAACAGGGCGGCCTGCTTGTTTGGGAACGAAATAGTACATCATACCCAAGAAGCCGGCAGTCAGGAAAAAGCCCACGGCGTTATGGCCATACCACCATTGAACCATGGCATCAATCGCACCGGAATAGACGGGATACGACTTCATCAAACCTGCCGGGATGCTGATGTTATTGACGATGTGCAAAAGTGCGACCGCCAAAATAAAGCCGCCGTAGAACCAGTTGGCAACGTAAATGTGTTTTACCTTGCGTTTGGCAATCGTACCGAAGAATACGATGGCGTAAGCCACCCAAACCAAAGTAATCAGAATGTCAATCGGCCATTCCAGTTCGGCATATTCCTTACCTTGGGTCCAACCCATAGGGAAGCTGACGGCGGCGGCAACGATTACCGCCTGCCAGCCCCAAAAGGTAAATGCGG includes:
- the mtrD gene encoding multidrug efflux RND transporter permease subunit MtrD — its product is MAKFFIDRPIFAWVISIFIIAAGIFGIKSLPVSQYPSVAAPTITLHATYPGASAQVMEDSVLSVIERNMNGVEGLDYMSTSADSSGSGSVSLTFTPDTDENLAQVEVQNKLSEVLSTLPATVQQYGVTVSKARSNFLMIVMLSSDVQSTEEMNDYAQRNIVPELQRIEGVGQVRLFGAQRAMRIWVDPKKLQNYNLSFADVGSALSAQNIQISAGSIGSLPAVRGQTVTATVTAQGQLGTAEEFGNVILRANTDGSNVYLKDVARVGLGMEDYSSSTRLNGVNTTGMAVMLSNSGNAMATAKAVKERMAVLGKYFPQGMGWKTPYDTSKFVEISIEKVIHTLIEAMVLVFVVMYLFLQNIRYTLIPTIVVPISLLGGFAFISYMGMSINVLTMFAMVLVIGIVVDDAIVVVENVERIMAAEGLPPKEATKKAMGQISGAVIGITAVLISVFVPLAMFSGATGNIYKQFALTMAASIAFSAFLALTLTPALCATMLKAIPKGHHEEKKGFFGWFNKKFDNWTHGYEGRVAKVLRKTVRMMVVYIGLAVVGVFLFMRLPTSFLPTEDQGFVMVSVQLPAGATKERTDATLEQVTQLAKSIPEIENIITVSGFSFSGSGQNMAMGFAMLKDWDERKTPGSDAVAVAGKLTGMMMGTLKDGFGIAIVPPPIMELGNGSGLTINLQDRNNTGHTALLAKRNELIQKMRTSGLFNPSTVRAGGLEDAPQLKIDINRAAAAAQGVSFADIRTALASALSSSYVSDFPNQGRLQRVMVQADGDARMQPADILNLTVPNKSGIAVPLSTIATVSWENGTEQSVRFNGYPSMELSASPATGVSTGQAMEAVQKMVDELGGGYSLEWGGQSREEAKGGSQTLILYGLAVAAVFLVLAALYESWSIPLAVILVIPLGLIGAAAGVTGRNLFEGLLGSVPSFANDIYFQVGFVTVMGLSAKNAILIIEFAKDLQAQGKSAVEAALEAARLRFRPIIMTSFAFILGVVPLYIAGGASSASQRAIGTTVFWGMLIGTLLSVFLVPLFYVVVRKFFKETAHEHEMAVKHAAEAGITGPDDKQY
- the mtrC gene encoding multidrug efflux RND transporter periplasmic adaptor subunit MtrC is translated as MAFYASKAMRAAALAASVALAASVALALSSCGKADEAAQGGQPAGREAPAPVVGVVTVHPQTVALTVELPGRLESLRTADVRAQVGGIIQKRLFQEGSYVRAGQPLYQIDSSTYEASLESARAQLATAQATLAKADADLARYKPLVAADAISKQEYDAAVTAKRSAEAGVKAAQAAIKSAGISLNRSRITAPISGFIGQSKVSEGTLLNAGDTTVLATIRQTNPMYVNVTQSASEVMKLRQQVAEGKLLAADGAIAVGIKFDDGTVYPEKGRLLFADPTVDESTGQITLRAAVPNDQNILMPGLYVRVLMDQVAVDNAFIVPQQAVTRGTKDTVMIVNAQGGMEPREVTVAQQQGANWIVTSGLKDGDKVVVEGISIAGMTGAKKVTPKEWMPSENQASAPQAGVQTASEAKPASEAE
- the mtrR gene encoding multidrug efflux system transcriptional repressor MtrR, with the translated sequence MRKTKTEALKTKEHLMLAALETFYRKGIARTSLNEIAQAAGVTRGALYWHFKNKEDLFDALFQRICDDIENCIAQDAANAEGESWTVFRHTLLHFFERLQSNDIHYKFHNILFLKCEHTEQNAAVIAIARKHQAIWREKITAVLTEAVENQDLADDLDKETAVIFIKSTLDGLIWRWLSSGENFDLGKTAPRIIEIMMDNLENHPNLRRK
- the recC gene encoding exodeoxyribonuclease V subunit gamma codes for the protein MFYLYQSNRLETLAALFARIQKVKPLKSALQPEQIIVQSQGMRRYLNTCLARDLGVAANLSFSLPAGLTWKLMKKLIPGIPELSPFAPEVIRWRLLDLFRSEAFRNTAEFEDVRNVLQDYLGSGESADYQLAGQLADIFDQYLVYRPQWIDAWQQGRLIGLGDDEIWQSKLWRYLDDGRQSAPHRVALWEKLLESLSSDKLPERYFVFGISTMAPMYLQLLHKLSEHCDVFVFALNPSGMYWGNVIEAAQILKGGGDPDLTQAGHPLLASLGKQGRDFFDFLNEMEIEEETPVFEEGGRDTLLHALQTDIQNLKMPSETAGSVNTGDGSIRIVSAHSPLRELQILKDKLLKILHEHPDWQPHDIAVLTPNIEPYTPFIEAVFGQAQPGAQALPYSVSDVKISRRQPFFYALECLFDLLESRFEVDKVLALLETAPVLRRFGLTEDDLPLLHDMVADLNVHWGLDGEMRGGTDRLFTWKQAVERMILGWMLPEGGNPMWQDVSAWYADVNQTDLFGRFAAFIETLSDIARIWRQPATVGEWVARCRDLLEILFQTGADDQKAVQNLENEWVKWQEESTLAGFVGQLPPHTVIRHIRRFLDSESEAGFLRGGITFCSMVPMRSLPFKVICLLGLNDGDFPRNTKAAVFDLIAKHPAKGDRARRDDDRYLFLEALISAREILYLSYIGRDIRKDEELAPSSLLGELIDTVAAMAGIGSRQLAQNWIEQHPLQAFSRRYFQEGGRSDGIFGTRTDYAAALGQTPEPPQPFFDQSVENAEPVAEIGQDEFIRFWRNPVKVWLQQQLAWSEPHIGEAWEPAEPFEPQHADQIAEAYIEARREGQDFSQTAARIVAESLLPSGELGRLWQQDFQTAAKQIDTAVLNSPKLPPLSYAIPLDGQILKGSLSNLYQCGQVFYDYGKPNAPQRIAFLLEHLIFCAVMPSEAETRQTFIVQSGETEILAEIAQDRALQLLSEWMAFFNIGQNRPLPFFAKTSLAAAEAFAQKQDWEAALKKAQTAYHGNKVSKGQKDYTEVALVFGNASQNPLEQPLFENLVRLLADTLAAAEKREGAGEA